The Atribacterota bacterium genome segment CTGCTTCTTTTTAAAAAATCATGAACCGACAATACGGAAAACTGTCTGGCACTTCCCATAGTAGGCAAAATATGATTTGGTCCTGCCCAGTAATCACCCAGCGGTTCCGGTGAATATGGTCCTAAAAAGACAGCACCAAAATTCTTTATTTCCCCAAGATAAGACCAGGGGTTGTCAATCTGTAATTCTAAATGTTCTGGAGCAAATTTATTTATTAATTCTATAACTAACTTATTATTTTCCGCCAAAATGATTCTGCCATTTTCTCTTAATGCACAGGCAATTATATCTTTACGCTGACAATGTTTGAGTTGCCGGGATATTCCCTTTTCAACCTCCAGGGCAATTTGTTTAGATGTTGTAATCAAGACAGCTCTGGCATTTTTATCATGCTCAGCCTGGGAAAATAAGTCCGCTATAATGTAATCTATATTTGCACCCTCTTCTGCCCATATTAAAATCTCACTTGGTCCGGCTAACATATCGATATCTACCTGCCCGAAAACATGTTTCTTTGCCAGTGTTACATATATATTTCCGGGACCGACAACCTTGTCTACCGGTTTAATGGTTTCAGTTCCATACGCCAGAGCAGCAATAGCCTGGGCTCCACCAATTTTATATATTTCAGAGATACCAAGTTCTTGAGCAGCCATTAATAAATATGGAGACATTTTCGATCTGTTTCCCAGTGGTGTGACCACACATACCTCTTTTACTCCGGCAACAAGGGCAGGAACCGCTCCCATAATCAATGAGGAAGGATATTCTGCTGTACCTCCGGGAACATAAATTCCTACCCGCTGTAATGGTCTTATCAATTGACCTAAAATCATGCCCTCTTCCTG includes the following:
- the hisD gene encoding histidinol dehydrogenase, which encodes MKVIKTQTLNTENRFAVYDSIKRSCADVFTEDIEKKVREIINKVKDTRDQGLLELTHKFDKNNLKLSEITVTDSEFNEAKSLVESQLLSIIKESIDRIQSFHKNQLEKSWISHQEEGMILGQLIRPLQRVGIYVPGGTAEYPSSLIMGAVPALVAGVKEVCVVTPLGNRSKMSPYLLMAAQELGISEIYKIGGAQAIAALAYGTETIKPVDKVVGPGNIYVTLAKKHVFGQVDIDMLAGPSEILIWAEEGANIDYIIADLFSQAEHDKNARAVLITTSKQIALEVEKGISRQLKHCQRKDIIACALRENGRIILAENNKLVIELINKFAPEHLELQIDNPWSYLGEIKNFGAVFLGPYSPEPLGDYWAGPNHILPTMGSARQFSVLSVHDFLKRSSIVCCNRDKLLHDKEKIARFADLEGLPAHANALRIRK